From Bacillus sp. Bos-x628, the proteins below share one genomic window:
- the cotE gene encoding outer spore coat protein CotE produces MSEYREIITKAVVAKGRKFTQSTHTISPSQKPTSILGGWIINHKYDAEKVGKTVEIEGTFDINVWYSYADNTKTEVVTERVKYVDIIKLRYKDKNFLDDEHEVIAKVLQQPNCLEVTISPNGNKIVVQAEREFIAEVVGETKVVVEVNSNWKEKDDEEWEEEVDEELEDIHPEFLAGDPEE; encoded by the coding sequence ATGTCTGAATACAGAGAGATTATTACAAAAGCGGTGGTTGCAAAAGGGAGAAAATTCACCCAAAGCACACACACCATTTCTCCATCGCAAAAACCAACCAGCATACTAGGCGGTTGGATCATTAATCATAAGTATGATGCTGAAAAAGTCGGTAAAACAGTCGAAATTGAAGGAACATTTGATATTAACGTGTGGTATTCTTACGCTGACAACACAAAAACAGAAGTTGTGACCGAGCGTGTGAAGTATGTAGATATCATCAAGCTGAGATACAAAGACAAAAATTTCCTTGATGATGAGCACGAAGTCATTGCCAAAGTGCTTCAACAGCCCAATTGCTTAGAAGTCACCATTTCTCCAAATGGTAATAAAATTGTTGTTCAGGCAGAGCGTGAATTTATCGCTGAGGTTGTAGGAGAAACAAAGGTTGTGGTAGAGGTCAACTCAAATTGGAAAGAAAAAGACGATGAAGAGTGGGAAGAGGAAGTAGATGAAGAGTTAGAGGATATTCATCCAGAATTTTTGGCGGGTGATCCAGAAGAATAG